Proteins encoded within one genomic window of Pseudalkalibacillus sp. SCS-8:
- a CDS encoding YjcZ family sporulation protein, which translates to MKKYMPKKKEMMDYGYDHCYPMHHGYHDGYGGWDGYGFVIIVVLFILLIIVGCTCAGGKGKD; encoded by the coding sequence ATGAAAAAATATATGCCTAAGAAAAAAGAAATGATGGATTATGGATATGATCACTGTTATCCAATGCATCATGGTTATCACGACGGATATGGTGGATGGGACGGATATGGTTTCGTCATCATCGTCGTATTGTTCATTTTATTGATAATTGTAGGTTGTACTTGTGCTGGGGGAAAAGGTAAAGACTAA
- a CDS encoding class I SAM-dependent methyltransferase: protein MIITTGGKARSHLRSRARELGMELGIKYIERSNQSIEKLLEMTGEGIVVVEKERIKLYAQSDEDPIFFHPNSSMFRIKRLQKGEDDPLIRNTGLQEGMSFLDCTLGWASDSIVAAYVVGEGGKVVGIEGSPTISLLTKIGLKLYQHENWNMVQAMRSIDVQEGNHLPYLEKLETDSFDVVYFDPMFEESILSSDGINPLKKHAIYETMTEKGIEEAKRVARKRVVLKDHWKSKRFERFGFKVEKRKTSAFHFGHIDLVSDTSDKDC from the coding sequence ATGATCATTACAACAGGAGGAAAGGCAAGAAGTCACTTGCGTTCCAGAGCAAGAGAGCTTGGGATGGAGCTTGGAATCAAATACATCGAGCGGAGCAATCAATCGATTGAGAAATTACTGGAAATGACAGGAGAAGGGATCGTGGTTGTCGAAAAGGAACGAATTAAATTATATGCACAGAGTGATGAAGACCCGATCTTCTTTCATCCGAATTCCTCGATGTTCAGAATCAAACGGCTGCAAAAAGGTGAAGACGATCCACTCATCCGGAATACTGGCTTGCAGGAAGGTATGTCTTTCCTTGACTGTACACTTGGCTGGGCATCAGACAGTATCGTAGCAGCATATGTGGTCGGTGAGGGAGGGAAGGTCGTCGGTATAGAGGGGAGTCCGACGATTTCGTTATTGACGAAAATAGGATTAAAGCTTTATCAGCATGAAAACTGGAATATGGTACAAGCAATGCGTTCCATTGACGTACAAGAAGGGAACCATCTTCCATACTTGGAAAAGCTGGAAACAGACAGCTTTGATGTTGTTTATTTCGATCCGATGTTTGAGGAATCCATATTGTCTTCTGATGGAATCAATCCATTGAAGAAACATGCAATCTATGAAACGATGACAGAAAAAGGGATCGAAGAAGCAAAGCGTGTCGCACGAAAACGTGTCGTATTGAAAGATCATTGGAAAAGTAAACGCTTTGAACGATTCGGATTCAAAGTGGAAAAACGCAAAACCTCGGCTTTCCACTTCGGTCATATTGATCTGGTGTCAGACACTTCCGACAAAGACTGTTAA